CGCTGTCCAACGCCCCACATCTTTCGAATCGGAAAATCGTGCAGGAGTCGCGCGATATCAGCATAACCACAACGCGCAATCCCTTCTTTTTTACCGATCAAATCCAGGGTCAGTTTTGCGATGACATTGTTCGGTCCAATTCCGATACGAACGTGAATACCGGTCTGCTTAAAAACCGCTTCCTGAATACGACGGGCAGCTTGAAAGTCGGAGCCAAACAAGCGATTGGTTCCAGTCATATCAATGAAACTTTCATCAATCGAGTAGACGCGGATCGCTTCCGGTGGGGCGAATTGATGCAGAACATCAAGGACACGAATCGACGTCTTCATATAAGCGAGCATGCGCGGTTCGACAAGCTTGATCGTGCGACGGATAGCGTACGGCAATTGCTCGATTTCATACAGGCGACCGGCTGTTTTGATTCCAAGTGCTTTTAGGGCAGGGGTGGCAGCGAGAATGACGGACCCGCTGCGTTTTAAATCGGAGACGACCGCAAGGCGTGTCGTCAAAGGAGGGAGGTTACGATATTGGCATTCGCAACTGGCGTAGAAGGAAACGCTATCGACGCAAAAAATCCGTTTATCTTGTGGTAAAACAACGGAAGGAAACATGTGAATCACTCCTTTACACAAAAGAACGTATGTTCTTATTTTGATTTTCCTTGACTATAGCATGGTCTCAAAGTGTCTCAAAATAAAAACTGTTGAAAAGAGGGAGATTTGGACGATTTACCTTCATGCAAACGGAGTTTGATACACTAGGATAGAGAAAAAAGGGGGAATCTCCATGAAAGAGACGATTATCCGTTTACCAGAATTACCGAAGACACTTCAGACAGAAACATTCAATCAAGTTGAAATCGATGATCCGTACTTAAAAGGAGTGCGCTACGAGAAGGAACCGATACCCGTTGAACTGACAGAACGTATCGATGCTTATCAAGTCTATTTTCAAAATGTCTCGTTTGCTAATCTCACATTTGATCGTGGTTCGTTCGAAGATATCCGGTTCGAGCAGTGCGATTTAACAGGATGTCACTTCCAAGAAACACGTTTTCATCGCGTGTCCTTTGTCGGATGCCGGATGACAGGCATACAATTCGAAGATTGTACGCTAGATCATTTGACGATTCAGGAAGGGCTTGCGGATTACGCACAGTTCATTCGCAGTACGGTCCGTCATCAACACTGGAGCGAAACGACGATGAAGGAAGCACAGTTCTTCGAAGTGAAGGCGATGAATTGGAAACTCGACACCCTCCGGCTACAGGATAGCCAATGGATTGAAACACCGTTAAAAGGTCTTGATTTTCGGCAAGCTGATTTATCCGGCATCACCGTCGATCCACGTTTTTTACCGGGTGCTGTGATTACGGAAGAGCAAGCAGTCGCCTTTGCTCGTTTATTAGGTCTCGTCATCCCATAACAAAAGAAGTCCTTTTTTCGATGGATGATTCGAAAAAGGACTTCTTTTTCATTAGAGCTACTATTAAAACGACATCGTTTCGCCATCGTCCGGAATCAGGAAATGAGCAGAAAGGTGGAAAGCAGCTAAAAAATCAGCAATCATATCACGCCGCAAGAGGCAATGGTTGACGGACTCAAGATGCGAGACGATAATCGTTGCTTCCGCTGCCGCTTCGTGTACCGCAAGGAGATCGCGCTGTGACATCGTAATCGGTTCTCCAGTCAGGAACTGGGCAGCCCCACTGTTGACGACGATGATGTCTGGTGTATGTTGTTCAATCGCGTGTGCGACCTCATCACACCAAATCGTATCACCTGCGATATAGAGCGTCGGTTCGTCAGGATGGGTGAGGACAAGTCCAGACACACGTCCCATCCGTTCCCCGATTTCCCCGACACCGTGTCGTCCGCCTGTTCGATGGATCTGGATATCCCCGATCGTCACACCGGAATCGAAGGAAGAGACGTTCGTGAAGCCGGCTTCTCGAATCTGCTGTGCGTCCTCTTCTTGCTGGGCATAAAGAGGTAAATGCTTGGGTAGAAGTTGCTTTGCGGCATCATCGAAATGATCAGCATGCAAATGGGTGACGAAGATGGCATCGGGATCGAGCAGTGTGTTGACATCGACCGGTAAGTCGACGAGTGGGTTGGCGACAGCATTCGGTGTCTGTCCAAACGGAGGCAAACTTCCTTTATCGCCGAGAAACGGATCGATCAGTAAGACTTGATTGGCATACGTAATAACGAGTGTTGCATTGCGAATTTGTTGAATATCCATCAGGTTCATCCTCTCTACATGACTCGGGTTAACTATTCCCCATCTGGCATTCGATGAATCCTATCGCAAGCGTTTCTCCATCGCCATGACGTCGACATATTCGCCGTTCAATCTCCCTTGTTCCTTAAACGTTCCGACAATCCGGAAGCCGGAACGGATATAGAGTTTTTGTCCGATTTTATTGAACGGGAAGGTAAAGAGGATCAGCTTATGCATCTGATGATCACGGGCATGTTGTTCAATCGTTTCAAGCAACCGTGTTCCAATCCCTTGTCCGCGATGGGTCCGGGTGATATAAACCGAAATCTCACCGACTGTCGCGTAGACAGGACGCGGATTGTAAGGGTCGAGGGAGATGAAGCCGAGGACACCTGTTTCATCTTCAGCGACATATCCGGCATATCGCTCCGTTCGTTCCGCAAACCACTGGGTCATGAAGGATAAGTCCTTTTGGTCGGTCTCAAGCGTTGCGATCCGATCTTCGATGCCTTCATTGTAGATGGCGAGAATCGCTGGTAAGTCGTGTTCCGTTACGGGACGAATATGCATGACGCTCACTTCCTCATCGCTTTTCCTTCATTATATCGGTTGCGTAGCGATGTAGTGATATGTTTGTGCAATAAGAAAAAGCGGTGATTCTCTTCATATAGAAGAAAATCGCCGCTTTTGTCGTTCTTAAGAGACAGTTGACGTCTCGTTTTCATAAATCGGAACCCAGCCGTCTGTCGTGACGAAGATTCGAACAGCAACGACTTTACGATCGTCTTGAAGCGTAAAGTAGTGGCGTGTGTTAACAGGAACGGAGATTAAATCACCAGGATTGAGTTCGATGTTATAGTAGCCGACTTCTTCGTCTTTGATCGCGAAGACGCCATGACCGCTGACGATGAAACGAACTTCATCATCCGTGTGATGATGTTCTTTCTGGAAGTTGACGAGCAACTCATCAAGGTTCGGTGTCGTGTCCGAAAGTGAGATGATATCAGCTGTCTGATACCCACGACGTTCTGATACGTCTTTGATTTCGGGAGCGAACGTATCGAGAATCGTTTGTTTGTCTGCATCCGTCAGTGTGAAGTTCTCGACGAGATGCGCTGGAAGTTTCGAAACGTCCCACTGTTCGTAAAGAACGCCGCGTGACGCGAGGAAGTCAGCGACTTCCGTTTGATCCGTATACCGTGTGTTTGTTTCTTGGAATAAGACTGTTGCCATGAGATGATTCCTCCTTTTAATGAATGGATTGACGGCATGATTGCAACGTCAACGTATAGTTGAATAAAAACTCGAAGGCTTCGAGGTGTTTCTTTGCTTCAAAGGCGGTCGGTGCCCAGACCGTGATTCCGTGATTGCGAATCAGAACGGCACCACTATCCGCTGTGACGTGCGGTGCAAAAGCAGCGGCAAGCGTCGGGATGTCCGCGTGATTCGGAATGATCGGTATTGTAACCGTCGCATCCTCTTCCCAGTGTCCGAGTGCCTTGATGATTTCTTGCCCGGAAAAAGTGATACTGCCTTGATCGCCATAGAGTTCCGAAATCACATTGTTCGCAATCGTATGGACATGCAGGGAACAACCGGCGTCCGTTCGATTGAACACTTCGACATGGAGCAATGTCTCAGCGGAAGGACGCCCGGATTGCTCACCGATCAATTGACCGGTCGCATCGACGTGGACGAAATCGTCAGGAGTCGTCTGTCGTTTATCTTTCCCACTTGCTGTGACGAGGAATTCGACCGGAATATTAGACGTCCGAATGGCGAGATTACCACTCGTACCAGGGAACCAATCGCGTGCCGCGAGTTCTTGTTTGACGGCGCGTAGTTCTTCATAACGTCGCATGAATGTCATGTTGTCACCTCCGCTCGTGCTAAATCTTCGACGATATCGTGGAATGTCTCAAAGGGCGTATAGGCGATATCGTTCTCTTCACACAACACGATTAGATAATCACGGGCATAGACACGATCCGCTTGTTTCGCGAGTTCGAAGTCCGTCACCGAGTCACCGATGACGATGATGACGTCACCGTCTTTGCGCAATGTACGGGCAACGGACGTTTTACAACAGCCGCAACCGTTCGTACAATGGGCATCGCAGGCGTTTGGCCAATCGATATGGACGAACGGACCGCTAAAATCGGCGACGTTACAGTAAATCTGTTCTTGTTCAAGGAACGGCGCTAAGATCGGTTCGACGAAAAAGTCCATTCCACCGCTGACGATCGAAAAATCAATTCCTTGACGACGACTGTACTGCAGCAACTCCGAGAATCCGTCACGAATGACCGCACGCTCCAGCAAAAAGTCAAGATAGGCCGTTTTACCGTCAGACGGCAGAAGTGCGAACATCTGCCCAACACCACTCTGAATCGATAGCGTCCGGTCGAGTACGCCGCGTTTCAACGGTTCGAAGGCATCAGCCGGTGCAAAGGCCTGCATGAGTGCGATGATATTATCTTGTGTCGTCACCGTGCCGTCGAAATCGCAAAGAATCCGTACGGTCATGACTTGATCCCCCAAGCGTCGAGGGCAATCCGTAATTCTTCATGACGAGATGCTGCCGTCGATAGGGATTCATTTGCGAGTGCCGTATCGAGTGCTTGACGGAAAGCGATGACACCGGCCGCAGCACCTTGCGGATGACCATGTACGCCGCCACCCGCATTGATGACGGAATCGATCCCGAAGTCGCGAACGAGTTGGGCGACGAGTCCTGGGTGAATACCAGCTGAAGGTACTGGGAAGATCGCTTTCGTCTGACCGAGGCGAGTCGCTTCGACCGCGATGCCGCGGGCGACATCCTTCGGCAAAGCGACATTGCCGTAAGGAGACGGGAATAACGTCAAGTCTGCTCCGGCAGCGCGCGGTAGTGTACCAAGTAAGACAGGAGCTGCGACTCCATGATTCGGGCTAGCAATCAACGCACCGCTGTAAGCTGGATGATTGAAAATCGGAACGTTGATCTCCGGGTCACGTGCTAATTCACGTAAGACATCAAGTCCATACGTGAAAGTATTCAGCAAGAAGGCAGTTGCCCCAGCGTCAATTAATCGCTTAGCTTGATCCTTGAGTGTAAAGACGGGACCGCTGAGTGTGATTGCATACAGCGCGCGTTTACCGGTCCGATAGAAATGAGCGTCGATGACCTCTCGTCCGATTCGTGCCCGATCAATCGTTGGTGTCAATGGATTATCGTATAGAATCTCATCGTCTTTAACGAGATCAATCCCACCCGCGAGTTGTCCTTCGAGTTGGTCACGAAGGAACGATAAATCGCGTCCGATGACTCCTTTGAAAATGCTCATCAACAAGGGACGATCTTCGACACCGATTAAGGAACGGACCCCTTCAATCCCGAATTTCGCACCAGGAAAGTCCGACGTAAATGTATCGGGTAGTAGCAATTCCGTTAGTTTGATTTCACCGTCGAGTGAGAGTTTCCCGAAGACGGTCGTCAGAATCGCGGAAAAATCACGCGACACGTTATGTTCCGGGTAACGGATCGTGATGTAGCCTTTGCCATCACGCTCTTCGGTATGTAAGACTTCCCCTTTGAACGAGGCGAGTTGTTGTTGTTCGAGATGATTCAGTTCCGTCCAAGAACCGACCGTCAAACCAAGTGCGAGTTGTTCAGCACGTTGCTCGAGTCGATCGCGAACGGTCAGTTGATAAGTAGCAGTAATATAAGCCATGTCTTTCCTCCTTC
This window of the Exiguobacterium acetylicum genome carries:
- a CDS encoding pentapeptide repeat-containing protein, coding for MKETIIRLPELPKTLQTETFNQVEIDDPYLKGVRYEKEPIPVELTERIDAYQVYFQNVSFANLTFDRGSFEDIRFEQCDLTGCHFQETRFHRVSFVGCRMTGIQFEDCTLDHLTIQEGLADYAQFIRSTVRHQHWSETTMKEAQFFEVKAMNWKLDTLRLQDSQWIETPLKGLDFRQADLSGITVDPRFLPGAVITEEQAVAFARLLGLVIP
- a CDS encoding MBL fold metallo-hydrolase, which codes for MDIQQIRNATLVITYANQVLLIDPFLGDKGSLPPFGQTPNAVANPLVDLPVDVNTLLDPDAIFVTHLHADHFDDAAKQLLPKHLPLYAQQEEDAQQIREAGFTNVSSFDSGVTIGDIQIHRTGGRHGVGEIGERMGRVSGLVLTHPDEPTLYIAGDTIWCDEVAHAIEQHTPDIIVVNSGAAQFLTGEPITMSQRDLLAVHEAAAEATIIVSHLESVNHCLLRRDMIADFLAAFHLSAHFLIPDDGETMSF
- a CDS encoding arsinothricin resistance N-acetyltransferase ArsN1 family A encodes the protein MHIRPVTEHDLPAILAIYNEGIEDRIATLETDQKDLSFMTQWFAERTERYAGYVAEDETGVLGFISLDPYNPRPVYATVGEISVYITRTHRGQGIGTRLLETIEQHARDHQMHKLILFTFPFNKIGQKLYIRSGFRIVGTFKEQGRLNGEYVDVMAMEKRLR
- a CDS encoding 1,2-dihydroxy-3-keto-5-methylthiopentene dioxygenase; translated protein: MATVLFQETNTRYTDQTEVADFLASRGVLYEQWDVSKLPAHLVENFTLTDADKQTILDTFAPEIKDVSERRGYQTADIISLSDTTPNLDELLVNFQKEHHHTDDEVRFIVSGHGVFAIKDEEVGYYNIELNPGDLISVPVNTRHYFTLQDDRKVVAVRIFVTTDGWVPIYENETSTVS
- a CDS encoding methylthioribulose 1-phosphate dehydratase; amino-acid sequence: MTFMRRYEELRAVKQELAARDWFPGTSGNLAIRTSNIPVEFLVTASGKDKRQTTPDDFVHVDATGQLIGEQSGRPSAETLLHVEVFNRTDAGCSLHVHTIANNVISELYGDQGSITFSGQEIIKALGHWEEDATVTIPIIPNHADIPTLAAAFAPHVTADSGAVLIRNHGITVWAPTAFEAKKHLEAFEFLFNYTLTLQSCRQSIH
- a CDS encoding 2-hydroxy-3-keto-5-methylthiopentenyl-1-phosphate phosphatase; this translates as MTVRILCDFDGTVTTQDNIIALMQAFAPADAFEPLKRGVLDRTLSIQSGVGQMFALLPSDGKTAYLDFLLERAVIRDGFSELLQYSRRQGIDFSIVSGGMDFFVEPILAPFLEQEQIYCNVADFSGPFVHIDWPNACDAHCTNGCGCCKTSVARTLRKDGDVIIVIGDSVTDFELAKQADRVYARDYLIVLCEENDIAYTPFETFHDIVEDLARAEVTT
- a CDS encoding 2,3-diketo-5-methylthiopentyl-1-phosphate enolase, whose protein sequence is MAYITATYQLTVRDRLEQRAEQLALGLTVGSWTELNHLEQQQLASFKGEVLHTEERDGKGYITIRYPEHNVSRDFSAILTTVFGKLSLDGEIKLTELLLPDTFTSDFPGAKFGIEGVRSLIGVEDRPLLMSIFKGVIGRDLSFLRDQLEGQLAGGIDLVKDDEILYDNPLTPTIDRARIGREVIDAHFYRTGKRALYAITLSGPVFTLKDQAKRLIDAGATAFLLNTFTYGLDVLRELARDPEINVPIFNHPAYSGALIASPNHGVAAPVLLGTLPRAAGADLTLFPSPYGNVALPKDVARGIAVEATRLGQTKAIFPVPSAGIHPGLVAQLVRDFGIDSVINAGGGVHGHPQGAAAGVIAFRQALDTALANESLSTAASRHEELRIALDAWGIKS